The stretch of DNA GTTTGTAGATGTTGAAATCGCCACGTGAAATTGCAAAAGCTAATCAGTAGTATGTAAATgacaaaaccaatgtaaattagcatcaagttagcgcatttttaaaaagtggagcTTAGATGTACatttgagtgttttctatcaggcatacttgctttgttgacaatcttaaattgcaacattacctagaggcaatCGACGGAGTCGACTCTGAGTGCTGCTTGTGTGATTGTTTGCTCGCTTAATTTTTAAGCCAGTGTttggtctgcaaccggacgtgacatcACAAGCAGCAACGGTAATGAAATATGGCaccatttgattttacgtgaaacaGATACCCGGTAGTACCAATTGgatcggtgcctataaaagtaccggactcggtacccatccctatataCACTTACTAAGCGCTGTTTGGGAATTTGCCATCAAAGTGGCTCATGGAAATGAATTTGTGCTCCAGAATTTGACAAGGCCGAGCCCGTTTTTGCGGTGACATCAGAAGCATCGACGCAACTAAATCCACAAAGATCTCCAGGTCACACTGCATTGCGCGCCAGTCCTCATCGGTGCAGTTGATTGGTCGCACAAAACGAGCCTATGTCAGAATGGGACAAGATGTAAAAGAAACCTGCTGGGTGTTTTCATACTGACACTATAAATATGCAGCAAGGGCGATCCAACCTCTAAAAGATCTGAAAGTTTGTTTAAAGGTTGAGTGCCGTCATAAGCTGTGATAATTTCTGCCCGGTTCTGAAGAGAGAAGTAGAGTTAGCAGCAGACTTCTAGAGGGACGACAGAAGAAACATACCTTCAATCTCCATTTTTTGGCTTTCTTGCGGAAGAAGCATGATGTGAATATTCCCGCGTTGAGGAGGCTGGCTGGCAGTTTTCCGAGCATGGTGTTGATCTGCGACAGCTGTGGACATGAGATTCTTTGTTAGACTCAGTCAACCGTCAATCCTTGCTCCATCCAGCTCTGTCCGAAGCCGTGTCACACTGACCATGCTGTACTCATCACAGCCGTCAAACAGGGAATGACCAAGCAGCAGCTCCACAGCGATGCAGCCCAGAGACCATACATCGATGGCCTCATTGCACTCGTGTCCCAGCAGCACTTCGGGACATCTGGGAGCGGAGACATCAAGGTTTAGACTAGGGGTGCCCATTGCGTTGATCgtgatctaccggtcgatcgcaatCTAACAGTAGACGCATTTGACCCGTAGATTGCAATTGAGCATTAGATACGGATTTACAGGTAGATTGCAGCCAACCTGTCCACTGATCTATTCCAGTCAACTGCGATCTAACAGTCAAACATGATTTAACGGTGGATTGCAGTCGGCTGTTAAATCGCATGCAGCCCAGAGACCATACATCGATGGCCTCATTGCACTCGTGTCCCAGCAGCACTTCGGGACATCTGGGAGCAGAGACATCAAGGTTTAGACTAGGGGTGTCCATTGCGTTGATCatgatctaccggtcgatcgcaatCTAACAGTAGACGCATTTGACCCTTAGATTGCAATTGCGCATTAGATACGGATTTACAGGTAGATTGCAGCCAACCTGTCCACTGATCTACTCGGTCAACTGCGATCTAACAGTCAAACATGATTTAACGGTGGATTGCAGTCGGCTGTTAAATCGCAATATACCAGTCGGACCGGTTAATCGATTGCAATCTACCAATCGACTGCAATCTCCCGGTCGTGATCGACTAGTTGATCGCGATCTACCAGTCGGTTGTGATCCACCGGTAAATCGTAATTCAACAGTCGATCGTGAGGCATTAGCAAATTAGCCCATCAGCCTATCATGCATCTTCTCGATGACATTTGTTACTAGGTCTTGTAAGATGACAGCTGATGTGGTGCAAGCTCAGTTTGAAGAAGAATTGGCAGGAAGGAACTTGAGAGGCCCTTTTTTGTCTCTCCCATACAACCCTCCGGCGGTCAAAAGTTTAAAAGATCTGTTACTTACATCTTAACTGAAATTGGGAGCTGTACATATTAAGAAGCTTAAAACCTAAGTGTAAGTCTCTATACTGTGCCTTGGGATAAGAGTGCCCCAGCTTTACAAGTTTTTTGGCATACGATGTCTCTCGGCCATTTGTTATGCTCTAGGTTGCTTATTCATTATACTATATTTGCTTTGTCCTTTTTAACACAAAGCTGTGCAAAACGCGGATGTTTTGTATTGCTAGCTTACCATACAgtatattgacctacattggcTTGGTTTTAAAGGACAGAATGTATCAAACTGACCCCACGCATGGCCGCATCCTTACATTTTGCAGTTCGGGGCCTTTGGTgagaaacgtttggacacccctggtctagatctgTCCTAGTAAACTCACCGGTACCACATGCTCTGCACTGTCGTGCCCCGAGACAGCTCCGACGTATGTAGAGCCAAGCCAAAGTCGATGACTTTCACCTTCAGTGGCAACTGCAGGTGGTCCACCACCATGATGTTGTCTGGCTTCAGATCGCAGTGGACAATCCCCACACTCTTCAGGAACTGCAGTGCAGTTGTCAGCTTCAATAAaagacaagtatatatatatatagatttacagATATATAGATGTAGATGTAAATAGAATTAATGGATATTaaaaaacccaaaatcagtgaagttggcacgttgtgtaaatttgtAATTtataacagaatacaatgatttgcaaatctttttctacgtatattcaattgaatacactgcaaagacaagatatataatgttcgattgcaaggaatttagagatttcaccatctacggtccgtaatatcatcaaagggtaaaGAGAATCTGcggaaatcactgcatgtaagcggcaatgccggaaaaacaacattgaatgcccgtgacctactatccctctactatgcaaagccaaagccatttatcaacaacacccagaaacgccgccggctgtgcctgagctcatctaagatggactgatgcaaagtggaaaagtgttctgtggtccggtGAGttcgcatttcaaattgtttttggaaactgtggacgtcgggtcctccagaccaaaaaggaaaataaccatccggattgttctaggcgcaaagccagcatctgttatggtatgggggtgtaatagtgcccaaggcatgggtaactcaacacatttgtgaaggcaccattaatgccgaaaggtacatacaggatttggagcaacatatgttgccatccaagcaacgtctttttcatggacgcccctgcttatttcagcaagacaatgccaagccacgtgttacaacaccgtggcttcatagtaaaagagtgcgggtactagactggcctgcctgtagtccagaactgtctcccgttgaaaatgtgtggcgcaatatgaagcgtcaAATAGCACAaagaagaccccggactgttgaacaactttaactgtacatcaagcaagaatgggaaagaattccacctgaaaagcttcaaaaattggtctcctcagttcccaaacgttgactgagtgttgttaaaaggaaaggccatgtaacacagaggtaaaaatgcccctgtgccaactttttttcaatgtgttgGATTATTTGCaacattgaatatcttgtctttgcagtctattcaattgaattggaaaggatttgcaaatcattgtattctgtttttatttacgaattacacaacgtgccaacgtcactggttttgggttttgtagatcaaTGTATTCAAGATATACAATACATGAAACACCTGATGCCTGTTAGGAAATTTAGTTCTGTTAATATGCCACATTTGGGTGTGTGGGCGTGGGCAAAGCCAGTTCAACAGAGATTTTGCTCTCTCCTGAGTGTGATTCTAGTTTGTATGCTAAAGTGCAGCTGATATATTGCATTCTTAAAAAACGACTGataccatccatcttcttccgcttatccaatatccgcagcctaagcagggaagcccagacttccttctccccagccacttcgtccagctcttcccgggggatcccgaggcgttcccaagccagccgggagacagtcttcccaacgtgtcctgggtcttccccgtggcctcctgccggtcggacgtgccctaaacacctccctagggaggcgtttgggtggcatcctgaccagatgccccgaaccacctcatctggctcctctcgatgtggaggagcaacggctttactttgagctccccccgaatggcagagcttctcaccctatccctaagggagagccacgccacccggcggaggaaactcatttcggccgcttgtacccgtgatcttgtcctttcggtcataacccaaagctcatgaccataggtgaggatgggaacgtagatcgaccggtaaattgagagctttgccttctagctcagctccttcttcaccacaacggatcgatacagcgtccgcattactgaagacgatgCACTGatccgatccactcttccctcactcgtgaacaagactccgagatacttgaactcctccacttggggcagggtctcctccccaacccggagatggcactccaccacgACCAATACCGTTACAGAGTTATGTCAAGGTCAATGGCATTCCATGAGAACCAACATTGGGGATGAAGCATTATCAACCTGCTGAAGAACTGGTCGGATCTCCATCAGCGACAGAGGCAGGCGACACTCCAGCAGCTGATGAAGGTTCATGTCCAGTTTCTCAAACTCCAGACAAAACTGCCCCTGGAAGGTGAAGGAGTCATTCCAGTTGACTATGTTGTACCGGTCCGAGCCTCGTGCTTTCAGCTCGATCAAAACACGTTCCTGCCATGCACGGCAAAAATCACATGATCATGCAGTCTGCGTTTGTGTGTATTAAGGGTAGCTAAACTCATGAGATATGCACCTCATCCTTGGCCTCCTCCATCTTGCTGCTGTCCTTGATCACCTTCAAAGCGACGGTCTCGCCCGACGACAGCTTTCTGCACTGGACCACCTCGCCAAAGGACCCAGCCCCTAAAACCTCCTCCATTTTGTATTCACAGGTGGGAGAGGAGATCTGGCACTCAGTCGTCACTGGTAAAGTGGAACACTCCATCCTCTGATTCCTGACACTGGAGTGGGAAGAGGGCAAAACCTTTCCAAGCCATGTCTTTACAGGCATGAAACCACTGGCTTCCCATCAAATCAGGACTTCCGACACCCACCAGTGACAGGCAGACCTCCACCGGCATCCGACTGGAGCGTTAAGAGAACGGCTGCATCTTTGCTCGGAAACATTCACGCAGATCTGCAGACTTTGAGGTCAAAGAAAACCAGATCAGACTTTTCTTTGCAAGCACTTTAACACAAAAGACAAGCACTTACCAGTTTTATGTGTCAGTCCCCTAAGGAATGATTCTTTAGCGGTGAATCATTTATTTGTAAatgggaggggaaaaaaaacaaaataaaagaaaaagagtACCAAAATGGTACGACGGACAGGCATCTAAGGTAAAAAACCAGCAGCAAAGAAAATCTATGTGACATCATAGTCATGTGACATGTGCCTTTGTGACAATCACAAAGAGTAAAGATGTGTTTAGCCGGTTGCCACTTGTAACCATGGTGACACAATTACAATAAGAAAACACTTTACTTTAGGAC from Entelurus aequoreus isolate RoL-2023_Sb linkage group LG01, RoL_Eaeq_v1.1, whole genome shotgun sequence encodes:
- the LOC133659649 gene encoding homeodomain-interacting protein kinase 1-like isoform X2 — encoded protein: MECSTLPVTTECQISSPTCEYKMEEVLGAGSFGEVVQCRKLSSGETVALKVIKDSSKMEEAKDEERVLIELKARGSDRYNIVNWNDSFTFQGQFCLEFEKLDMNLHQLLECRLPLSLMEIRPVLQQLTTALQFLKSVGIVHCDLKPDNIMVVDHLQLPLKVKVIDFGLALHTSELSRGTTVQSMWYRCPEVLLGHECNEAIDVWSLGCIAVELLLGHSLFDGCDEYSMLSQINTMLGKLPASLLNAGIFTSCFFRKKAKKWRLKNRAEIITAYDGTQPLNKLSDLLEARFVRPINCTDEDWRAMQCDLEIFVDLVASMLLMSPQKRARPCQILEHKFISMSHFDGKFPNSAYVRLWRDCMETDTARPVRNMSGFTCGDHTAEPKMSDRSVITINGGQSWQTGNHGRMKRKRDVGGDDLISRASPASKRSSRDAEVIYLSSIDSSRKGGGGVTQQPHTGHMRFLHMDRGDATIRRKKSKATTQAHTSEEVEGRNCEL
- the LOC133659649 gene encoding homeodomain-interacting protein kinase 1-like isoform X1 → MPVKTWLGKVLPSSHSSVRNQRMECSTLPVTTECQISSPTCEYKMEEVLGAGSFGEVVQCRKLSSGETVALKVIKDSSKMEEAKDEERVLIELKARGSDRYNIVNWNDSFTFQGQFCLEFEKLDMNLHQLLECRLPLSLMEIRPVLQQLTTALQFLKSVGIVHCDLKPDNIMVVDHLQLPLKVKVIDFGLALHTSELSRGTTVQSMWYRCPEVLLGHECNEAIDVWSLGCIAVELLLGHSLFDGCDEYSMLSQINTMLGKLPASLLNAGIFTSCFFRKKAKKWRLKNRAEIITAYDGTQPLNKLSDLLEARFVRPINCTDEDWRAMQCDLEIFVDLVASMLLMSPQKRARPCQILEHKFISMSHFDGKFPNSAYVRLWRDCMETDTARPVRNMSGFTCGDHTAEPKMSDRSVITINGGQSWQTGNHGRMKRKRDVGGDDLISRASPASKRSSRDAEVIYLSSIDSSRKGGGGVTQQPHTGHMRFLHMDRGDATIRRKKSKATTQAHTSEEVEGRNCEL